A genome region from Nocardiopsis exhalans includes the following:
- a CDS encoding MFS transporter encodes MSDTATTARPRLGRDYWKLLSATGMTNLGDGLMTVAVVWLASALTRDPLLIALVALTTRLPWLLFSLPAGVITDRFDRRLLVAWMDVGRFVVVAAFGVLVLLAEGGLPTPEQLASGEGAPASATLLLIGLYVMSFLVGCAEVVRDNAAQTLLPAVVDQRLLEKANGRLWGVEVTTNQFVGPPLAGVLMGLALTVPFLFNAGLLAVSAALLFTLAGTYRPRGVDASTGRIAWRAEIGTGFRWLWSHPVLRALALLLGALNLASAMVFPLLVLYTQDVLGLFEGWQFGLILTGAAAGALAGSLLAERIIAVLGEGRCLLGSIVILGLGFAVIGALPVTAVVWLSGVVSGVAIVVWNVITVSLRQRIIPDHLLGRVNSVYRFFGWGTLSVGTLLGGLLVAGLEPALGREWALRLPFLLAGAVHLPLLLFAWRRVNGARMAQARAEAPERV; translated from the coding sequence ATGAGCGACACCGCGACCACCGCCCGGCCGCGGCTGGGCCGCGACTACTGGAAACTTCTCTCCGCCACCGGGATGACCAACCTCGGAGACGGGCTCATGACCGTCGCCGTGGTGTGGCTGGCCTCCGCCCTGACCCGCGACCCCCTGCTCATCGCCCTGGTCGCCCTCACCACCCGGTTGCCCTGGCTGCTGTTCTCCCTGCCCGCCGGGGTGATCACCGATCGCTTCGACCGGCGTCTGCTGGTGGCCTGGATGGACGTGGGCCGGTTCGTCGTGGTCGCCGCCTTCGGGGTGCTCGTGCTGCTCGCCGAGGGCGGGCTGCCCACCCCCGAACAGCTGGCCTCCGGTGAGGGAGCCCCCGCCTCGGCCACACTGCTGCTCATCGGCCTGTACGTGATGTCCTTCCTGGTCGGCTGCGCCGAGGTGGTCCGCGACAACGCCGCCCAGACCCTGCTGCCCGCCGTGGTGGACCAGCGCCTGCTGGAGAAGGCCAACGGCCGGCTGTGGGGCGTGGAGGTGACCACCAACCAGTTCGTCGGGCCGCCGCTGGCCGGGGTGCTCATGGGCCTGGCTCTGACGGTCCCGTTCCTGTTCAACGCCGGTCTACTCGCGGTCAGCGCCGCACTGCTGTTCACCCTGGCCGGTACCTACCGCCCCCGTGGTGTCGATGCCAGCACGGGCCGGATCGCCTGGCGGGCCGAGATCGGCACCGGCTTCCGGTGGCTGTGGAGCCACCCGGTGCTGCGGGCCCTGGCGCTGCTGCTGGGCGCGCTCAACCTGGCCTCCGCCATGGTCTTCCCGCTGCTGGTGCTCTACACCCAGGACGTGCTCGGCCTGTTCGAGGGGTGGCAGTTCGGGCTGATCCTGACCGGCGCGGCCGCCGGTGCGCTGGCCGGATCGCTGTTGGCCGAGCGGATCATCGCTGTCTTGGGCGAGGGGCGCTGCCTGCTCGGCTCGATCGTGATCCTCGGGCTCGGCTTCGCCGTCATCGGCGCCCTGCCCGTCACCGCCGTCGTGTGGCTGTCCGGTGTGGTGAGCGGCGTGGCGATCGTGGTGTGGAACGTCATCACGGTCTCGTTGCGCCAGCGGATCATCCCCGACCACCTGCTGGGCCGGGTCAACTCGGTCTACCGGTTCTTCGGCTGGGGGACCCTGTCCGTGGGCACCCTCCTGGGCGGGCTGCTGGTCGCCGGACTCGAACCGGCCCTGGGGCGGGAATGGGCGCTGCGCCTGCCGTTCCTGCTGGCCGGGGCGGTGCACCTGCCCCTGCTGCTCTTCGCCTGGCGCCGGGTGAACGGCGCGAGGATGGCCCAGGCCCGGGCCGAGGCCCCTGAGCGGGTCTGA
- a CDS encoding helix-turn-helix domain-containing protein: MTETPDYELADSLELSTPEQYRALFEDMRTEIVMLLLERAATTSELAESLGRPKGTVGHHLKVLEEAGLVRVVRTRKVRALEAKYYGRTARTFYYQAINEARGLSQRTLADVSAEITQLPAELADQVNVNLRYARISADRVAEWNERVGDLLVEFGTQPRSGETTYGLAIALYPTGRNSLPESEGRG; encoded by the coding sequence GTGACGGAAACACCCGACTACGAACTCGCCGATTCCCTGGAACTGTCCACGCCCGAGCAGTACCGGGCTCTGTTCGAGGACATGCGTACCGAGATCGTCATGCTGCTGCTGGAACGCGCCGCGACCACCTCGGAGCTGGCCGAGTCGCTCGGCCGCCCCAAGGGCACCGTGGGCCACCACCTGAAGGTGCTGGAGGAGGCCGGGCTGGTGCGCGTGGTGCGCACCCGCAAGGTGCGGGCCCTGGAAGCCAAGTACTACGGGCGTACCGCGCGCACGTTCTACTACCAGGCGATCAACGAGGCACGCGGGCTGAGCCAGCGCACCCTCGCCGACGTCTCCGCTGAGATCACCCAGCTGCCCGCCGAGCTCGCCGACCAGGTCAACGTGAACCTCCGTTACGCACGCATCTCCGCCGATCGGGTCGCGGAGTGGAACGAGCGCGTGGGCGACCTTCTGGTGGAGTTCGGCACCCAACCGCGTTCGGGCGAGACCACCTACGGCCTGGCGATCGCTCTCTACCCGACGGGCCGGAACTCGCTGCCCGAGTCCGAGGGGCGCGGATGA
- a CDS encoding cysteine desulfurase-like protein, producing the protein MPAFDLDSFRSGFPSLKSGIAYFDGPGGTQTPTRVGEAIARALTGPLSNRGGSLVSQTNAEETVHAFRSAYADLLGADPSGMVYGRSATQLTYDFSRHLAKGWGPGDQVVVTRLDHDSNVRPWIQAAERAGATVRWIDLDPQTSELDLSDLAEVVNERTRLVAVTAASNLLGTKPPVRTIADRAHAVGALVYVDAVHFAAHEVVDLRDLGADFLVCSPYKFLGPHCAVLAASPALLETIRPDKLLPSTDDVPERFEFGTLPYEIMAGATEAVEVLADLAPAGPSRRARLVAAHGMIAAHERALRERVEAGLATLGGDVVLHSRAVERTPTLFMTFPGRRSLDVSRALAERDVLAPAGSFYAYETFARLGPADDAGLRVGMAPYVSEEDVDRLLTALSSALGDRPGA; encoded by the coding sequence ATGCCCGCCTTCGACCTCGACTCGTTCCGGTCCGGCTTTCCCTCGCTCAAGTCCGGCATCGCCTACTTCGACGGCCCCGGGGGCACCCAGACCCCCACGCGGGTGGGCGAGGCCATCGCCCGCGCCCTGACCGGCCCCCTGTCCAACCGTGGCGGCTCCCTGGTCTCGCAGACCAACGCCGAAGAGACCGTCCACGCCTTCCGGAGCGCCTACGCCGACCTGCTGGGCGCGGACCCCTCAGGGATGGTCTACGGGCGCAGCGCCACCCAGTTGACCTACGACTTCTCGCGGCACCTGGCCAAGGGATGGGGGCCGGGCGACCAGGTGGTCGTCACCCGGCTGGACCACGATTCCAACGTCCGACCCTGGATCCAGGCGGCCGAGCGGGCGGGCGCGACCGTACGGTGGATCGACCTGGACCCGCAGACGTCCGAGCTGGACCTGTCCGACCTGGCCGAGGTGGTCAACGAACGCACCCGGCTGGTGGCGGTGACCGCCGCCTCCAACCTGCTCGGCACCAAGCCCCCGGTGCGGACCATCGCCGACCGCGCGCACGCGGTGGGAGCGCTCGTGTACGTCGACGCCGTGCACTTCGCCGCGCACGAGGTCGTGGACCTGCGGGATCTGGGCGCGGACTTCCTGGTGTGCTCGCCCTACAAGTTCCTCGGGCCGCACTGCGCGGTCCTGGCCGCCTCCCCCGCGCTGCTGGAGACGATCAGGCCGGACAAACTACTGCCCTCGACCGACGATGTGCCCGAGCGCTTCGAGTTCGGCACCCTGCCCTACGAGATCATGGCCGGGGCGACCGAGGCCGTGGAGGTGCTCGCCGACCTGGCCCCGGCCGGCCCCTCGCGGCGTGCGCGGCTGGTGGCCGCGCACGGGATGATCGCCGCGCACGAGCGGGCCCTACGTGAGCGGGTGGAGGCGGGGCTGGCCACACTCGGCGGCGACGTGGTCCTGCACTCGCGGGCGGTCGAGCGCACCCCCACCCTGTTCATGACCTTCCCCGGACGGCGCAGCCTCGACGTCTCCCGTGCCCTGGCCGAGCGCGACGTCCTCGCCCCCGCCGGGAGCTTCTACGCTTACGAGACCTTCGCCCGGCTGGGGCCGGCCGACGACGCCGGACTGCGCGTGGGCATGGCGCCCTACGTGTCCGAGGAGGACGTGGATCGACTGCTCACCGCGCTGTCCAGCGCACTGGGCGACCGCCCCGGGGCCTGA
- a CDS encoding TetR/AcrR family transcriptional regulator, with the protein MGGVTRKGIEATLDLLWGGLGQPRRGPRHQLTVAGLVEAAMVVAEAEGVEALSMRKVAAHLGVGAATLYTYVPDKAALLALMIDEMTGQVPLPHTRPGTWREKVEGWVREDLVSLREHPWLVEVTAGPYVGPNGFAWMDSALRVFEGTGLSRQEAFSVVMAVDGLVQGHVAKVIAADRAERWTDPDGRSFATVQESYLATRRIEPGRFQAIEHLGVPPGPVQVFEEALAWLLDGVEQKIARIQADRG; encoded by the coding sequence ATGGGCGGCGTCACACGCAAGGGCATCGAGGCCACACTGGATCTGCTGTGGGGCGGGCTGGGGCAGCCCCGTCGCGGCCCCCGGCACCAGCTGACCGTGGCGGGGCTGGTCGAGGCGGCCATGGTCGTCGCCGAGGCGGAGGGCGTCGAGGCGCTGTCCATGCGCAAGGTCGCCGCACATCTGGGGGTCGGCGCCGCCACCCTGTACACCTACGTGCCCGACAAGGCCGCCCTGCTGGCCCTGATGATCGACGAGATGACCGGCCAGGTGCCCCTGCCGCACACCCGTCCCGGCACCTGGCGGGAGAAGGTCGAGGGCTGGGTCCGCGAGGATCTGGTCTCCCTCCGGGAGCACCCCTGGCTCGTTGAGGTCACCGCCGGCCCGTACGTCGGCCCCAACGGTTTCGCCTGGATGGACTCGGCCCTGCGCGTCTTCGAGGGCACCGGCCTGAGCAGGCAGGAGGCCTTCTCAGTCGTGATGGCCGTCGACGGCCTGGTCCAGGGGCACGTCGCCAAGGTGATCGCGGCCGACCGGGCCGAACGCTGGACCGACCCCGACGGCCGCTCGTTCGCCACCGTGCAGGAGAGCTACCTGGCCACCCGCCGGATCGAGCCGGGCCGCTTCCAGGCCATCGAGCACCTGGGGGTCCCGCCCGGCCCGGTCCAGGTCTTCGAGGAGGCCCTGGCCTGGCTCCTTGACGGGGTCGAGCAGAAGATCGCGCGCATCCAGGCCGACCGGGGCTGA
- a CDS encoding CPBP family glutamic-type intramembrane protease, translating into MPQPEPFRRRGAPARIGLLVLAFTLAGAGTLALVNALPVDTDHPLGRAVRSGTLLLVVLPLVWLLCRSAGTTLSVIGLATPGRAWPPLVAATLTCLVVPALIVAAALLVGDAALDASFTPSLLGTAVLTALLLALLLSPQILAEELVFRGYVQHLLGFRLSQLTVVLAQAVLYAGSMSLVLGEVGELFNLVLAGVFFGLLRMTTGGIWAGTGARLALAATAVMLDRVEFTFGSPAWELVLNIGTGVATYLVIRYLFAARPELVQAPDRQQEALPRQRLSVRGIMYDVGSSYMPGQNSRERWNPEAVREDMRVIREDLHCTTVSLFGHDLNRLEQGARFALEQGLDVWLQPRAVDARHPELIEHVGGAAEAAERLISDHPGRIVLNVGCELTVLNRGILPGRDMGRRAGALYVFAMFPVYHNLRLNRLLRRLAATARERFSGPLSYGAGTWEEVDWSPFDIVGVDYYFDDITRSSYRQGLRALTRWNKPVVVTEFGCCSYRGAEAKGGSGADPMDWSDLDDRRVRGDLVRDERVQADMIEWSIDVYETEDVHGAFLCMFVEGDCHYSPDPTRDLDMAGFGIVRPPTLESGLSADDGHWEPKEGFHALARRYGSEVGSADGAGRA; encoded by the coding sequence ATGCCCCAGCCCGAACCGTTTCGACGGCGCGGCGCCCCGGCCCGGATCGGGTTACTGGTCCTCGCCTTCACCCTGGCCGGGGCCGGCACCCTCGCCCTGGTCAACGCCCTGCCCGTCGACACCGACCACCCGCTGGGACGGGCTGTTCGCTCGGGCACCCTCCTCCTGGTGGTCCTGCCGCTGGTCTGGCTCCTGTGCCGCTCGGCCGGAACCACGCTGTCCGTGATCGGACTGGCCACCCCCGGCAGGGCCTGGCCGCCGCTGGTCGCCGCCACCCTGACCTGCCTGGTCGTGCCCGCCCTGATCGTGGCCGCGGCCCTTCTCGTCGGCGACGCCGCCCTCGATGCCTCCTTCACCCCGTCCCTCCTGGGCACGGCGGTGCTGACCGCCCTGCTGCTGGCCCTGCTGCTAAGCCCGCAGATCCTGGCCGAGGAACTGGTCTTCCGCGGCTACGTCCAGCACCTGCTGGGGTTCCGCCTGTCCCAGCTGACCGTGGTCCTGGCCCAGGCCGTGCTGTACGCGGGGTCGATGTCCCTGGTCCTGGGCGAGGTCGGCGAACTGTTCAACCTCGTGCTGGCCGGGGTCTTCTTCGGGCTGCTGCGGATGACCACCGGCGGGATCTGGGCGGGTACGGGCGCCCGCCTGGCCCTGGCCGCCACCGCCGTCATGCTGGACCGCGTCGAGTTCACCTTCGGTTCCCCCGCCTGGGAACTGGTGCTGAACATCGGTACCGGTGTGGCCACCTACCTGGTGATCCGCTACCTGTTCGCCGCCCGCCCCGAACTCGTCCAGGCCCCGGACCGGCAGCAGGAAGCGCTCCCCCGTCAGCGGTTGTCCGTGCGCGGGATCATGTACGACGTCGGCTCCAGCTACATGCCCGGCCAGAACTCACGCGAGCGGTGGAACCCCGAGGCGGTCCGTGAGGACATGCGGGTCATCCGCGAGGACCTGCACTGCACGACCGTCTCGCTCTTCGGCCACGACCTGAACCGTCTGGAGCAGGGCGCCCGCTTCGCCCTGGAGCAGGGCCTGGACGTGTGGTTGCAGCCGCGTGCCGTGGACGCCCGGCACCCCGAGCTCATCGAACACGTGGGCGGCGCCGCCGAGGCGGCCGAACGACTGATTTCCGACCACCCGGGCCGAATCGTGCTCAACGTGGGCTGTGAGCTGACCGTCCTCAACCGCGGCATCCTCCCCGGCCGCGACATGGGCCGTAGGGCGGGCGCCCTGTACGTGTTCGCGATGTTCCCCGTGTACCACAACCTCAGGCTCAACAGGTTGCTCCGCAGGCTGGCCGCCACCGCCCGGGAACGCTTCTCCGGCCCGCTCAGCTACGGGGCGGGCACCTGGGAGGAGGTGGACTGGAGCCCCTTCGACATCGTCGGGGTGGACTACTACTTCGACGACATCACCCGGAGCTCCTACCGCCAAGGGCTGCGCGCCCTGACCCGCTGGAACAAGCCGGTGGTGGTCACCGAGTTCGGCTGCTGCTCCTACCGGGGCGCCGAGGCCAAGGGCGGCTCGGGCGCCGACCCGATGGACTGGAGCGACCTGGACGACCGCCGGGTGCGCGGCGACCTGGTCCGCGACGAGCGCGTGCAGGCCGACATGATCGAGTGGTCCATCGACGTCTACGAGACCGAGGACGTGCACGGGGCGTTCCTGTGCATGTTCGTCGAGGGCGACTGCCACTACTCCCCCGACCCCACCCGGGACCTCGACATGGCCGGCTTCGGGATCGTGCGCCCGCCCACCCTGGAGTCAGGACTGTCCGCCGACGACGGCCACTGGGAACCCAAGGAGGGCTTCCACGCCCTGGCCCGCCGCTACGGCTCGGAGGTCGGCAGCGCCGACGGCGCGGGCCGGGCCTGA